In one window of Cytophagaceae bacterium ABcell3 DNA:
- a CDS encoding metalloregulator ArsR/SmtB family transcription factor, which produces MEKREFKDKVFGELAKVSNALSNPKRLEIIDLLAQGERTVEKISNETGMSIANASQHLQVLKAGSLVEIKRNGNFIIYRLASDKVSYIWQLLRELGTERIAEIEKVINDFRTQKKTLESVTIDELLKKMENQNVVVIDVRPTEEFNSGHISQAISIPIDQLAKRLNELPKNKEIIAYCRGPFCVFADDAVIMLKENNYKAIRLEQGFPDWKLKGLDVEISKN; this is translated from the coding sequence ATGGAAAAAAGAGAATTTAAAGACAAAGTATTTGGAGAGCTTGCAAAAGTTAGCAACGCACTTTCAAATCCAAAAAGACTTGAAATTATTGACCTTTTGGCACAGGGGGAGCGAACTGTTGAAAAGATCTCTAATGAAACAGGAATGTCTATAGCAAATGCTTCTCAGCATTTGCAAGTGTTAAAAGCAGGAAGTCTTGTAGAAATAAAGCGAAATGGCAATTTCATCATATACAGGCTTGCCAGTGATAAAGTTTCTTATATATGGCAACTACTAAGAGAACTAGGAACTGAACGAATCGCTGAAATTGAGAAAGTGATAAATGATTTTCGAACACAGAAGAAGACTCTTGAATCCGTAACAATCGATGAACTACTTAAAAAAATGGAAAATCAGAATGTAGTTGTGATTGATGTACGGCCTACGGAAGAATTTAACTCAGGACATATATCACAAGCAATATCAATTCCTATAGACCAGCTTGCTAAAAGACTGAATGAGCTGCCAAAAAATAAAGAGATTATTGCTTATTGTCGAGGTCCTTTTTGTGTCTTCGCTGATGATGCAGTGATTATGTTAAAAGAAAATAACTATAAAGCTATTCGCCTTGAGCAAGGATTTCCTGACTGGAAATTAAAAGGTTTAGATGTTGAAATAAGTAAAAATTAA
- a CDS encoding virulence protein RhuM/Fic/DOC family protein, whose product MPDSSVAKYATLQNQVESLTYFKMEELDKVVIYEAADGRASLEVRLEDDTVWLTQAQLVELFVSSKANISEHISRIYKEGELEKSPTVRKLRTVRKEGKRLVEREVEHYNLDVIISVGYRVKSIRGTQFRIWANKILKDYLIKGFAINEKRLKEKQEQLDQLKKVVQLQEKVINNYQLKDGEAEGLIRVIAEYTFALEILDDYDHQRLELPRRGKKEIFRINYDEAKKAVAKLGEQTQFAGFFGKEKDSSFKGSLENIYQTFDGKDLYPSTEEKAANLLYFVVKNHSFVDGNKRIAAFLFVWFLERNNLLYKDDGIKRISDNALVALTLMIAESNPNDKDIMIKVIVNLLTEKKHNL is encoded by the coding sequence ATGCCTGATTCATCTGTTGCAAAATATGCAACACTTCAAAACCAGGTCGAAAGCTTAACATATTTTAAAATGGAAGAATTAGATAAAGTTGTAATATATGAAGCTGCTGATGGAAGGGCTAGTTTGGAGGTTAGACTGGAAGATGACACAGTATGGTTAACGCAGGCTCAATTGGTAGAGTTATTTGTATCTAGTAAAGCCAACATTAGTGAGCACATAAGTAGGATATACAAAGAAGGAGAACTGGAGAAAAGTCCAACTGTTCGGAAATTACGAACAGTTCGAAAGGAAGGAAAAAGGCTAGTTGAAAGAGAAGTTGAGCATTACAATCTTGACGTTATCATCTCGGTTGGATATCGGGTAAAATCCATTAGAGGAACTCAATTCCGTATCTGGGCCAATAAAATATTAAAAGATTACCTGATAAAAGGTTTTGCAATAAATGAGAAAAGGCTAAAGGAAAAGCAGGAGCAGCTTGATCAATTAAAGAAAGTAGTTCAGTTGCAGGAAAAAGTTATCAATAACTATCAGCTAAAAGACGGAGAAGCTGAAGGACTCATAAGAGTTATTGCCGAATACACATTTGCACTTGAAATACTGGACGATTACGATCATCAGAGATTGGAATTACCAAGAAGAGGTAAAAAGGAGATTTTTAGGATCAACTATGATGAAGCCAAAAAGGCCGTTGCTAAATTAGGTGAACAAACTCAATTTGCAGGCTTTTTTGGTAAAGAAAAAGACAGTTCCTTTAAAGGATCTCTGGAAAATATCTATCAGACATTTGATGGAAAAGATTTGTATCCCTCAACAGAAGAAAAAGCCGCTAATCTATTATATTTTGTAGTCAAGAATCATTCTTTTGTTGATGGTAATAAACGTATTGCAGCTTTTCTTTTTGTATGGTTTCTGGAGCGAAATAATCTTCTTTACAAAGATGATGGAATCAAAAGAATATCCGACAATGCTCTGGTTGCTTTAACACTGATGATCGCTGAAAGCAACCCAAATGATAAAGACATCATGATTAAAGTTATAGTTAATCTCCTCACAGAAAAAAAACATAATTTATAA